The sequence below is a genomic window from Haemophilus pittmaniae.
TTAGTTGAGAATAACCGTCTGATAATGCCTGCTCAAATTCATTGATAATGGCTTGGCTTTTTGCCTTCGCCTCAACACCATCCTTATTTAGATTAACCTTTAATAACACCAACTGAATTTGTAAGAAAGATAACACCTGGGCTAAGGAGTCATGCAGTTCCCGGGCAATAATCGAACGTTCTTCCATCAATAGAAGTTGTTCCTGTTGGCGTTGATTTTTATGGAAATATAGGGCGCGTGACATCATTTGCGCAACATTCTGCATCATGCGCGGATCCGGACAAGGAAAACCGGCCTGCCAAGAAAGTACTGCCAAATTTTCATTTTCTACGGTTAACTCTTCTACTTGTAGGCTCTGATTTGGCTGTTTCTCACCGAAACTGATTTCCCAATGCTCGGCTCCGAGAATTTCAAGTTCGATGTAGCGTAAATGCTCGCTTACCCGGATATGATTCAGTACTTGGCTAAGAATTTTATCGGTAATGTTATTCGTGGTAAGTAATTGTGAGCTTTGATAAAGCGTGGATAACGAACGGTTATTTTGGCGCAATTTTTGCGTCTGCTCGTTTACCGCATCTTCCAAACGCAAATAACGCTTACCTAATTCCGAAGACATTTGGGTGAATACTTTAGCCAAAATACCCAATTCATTATTGCTCTCAGTATCCAACGGAATATGGCTAAACTGCCGCATCTGCACCTGCATACTCGCTTTAGTCAGCAACTCTAAGGGTTTTACCACCTCGCGTTGCATGTACCAAATCACATAAGACACCATCAATACAATCAATAGCATCGATAACACCGAAGCCCATAACGCAATATTCCACTTCAATTCAGCAAAATGTTGCAATTCCATCACGAAATCATCAACATCCTGCACATAATCCCCCAGCTCTTCGCTATAAGCCGTTTGTTTTCCCATTTCCGCATAATCGGCCATGATATTCCAACGGGCACGCACCCGCCGATAAGTATCTTTCACTTCAATCGGTACAAAAAAGCTTTCAGGAATAGAGGTGAGAACCGGTGAATTGAGGCTTTTCTCATAATGTTGCAAATTTCGCTGCACGCTAGAGGGATCTTTTTCCATTTCATACAGCAAACGGTAACTTTGCATCCGCAAAGAACCGGAAATATTGATAGACTCCGCATCATTCTTATTACTTGCCATCGTCAACAGACTCAATGAGCTGATAATGCCGACAAAAATAATGATCACAAAAAGATATTTGGCAATGCGGGTAGTAACGGAACGTTTGGTATGCACGGTAGCTTTCTCGATGGTAAAAGTGGCGCTAGTGTAGCATAAAAAACACCCGGCCTTTGAAAACGCCCCCTTGAAAACCGACGTTTTTGCCAAAATAAGACATAAGTCATTGATTTTATTGATGTTGAATAAAAAAGCGCTCCGAAGAGCGCTTTTGGACAGAGAACTATTATTCCACGGTTACCGATTTGGCTAGATTTCGTGGTTGGTCCACATCGGTACCTTTGATTAAGGCCACATAGTAGGAAAGCAATTGTAACGGCACAATATAGAAAATCGGTGCAGTAATTTCATTTACTTTCGGCATAGTGATAACTTTCATGCCTTCTGAGGATGTGAAACCTGCATCCTTATCGGCAAACACATAAAGCTGGCCGCCACGCGCGCGCACTTCCTCAATATTGGATTTTACTTTTTCCAACAATTCGTTTGTCGGTGCCACCACGATCACCGGCATATCAGCATCGATTAATGCCAATGGCCCGTGTTTTAATTCACCCGCTGCATAGGCCTCCGCGTGAATATAGGAAATTTCTTTTAATTTCAACGAAGCTTCCATCGCAATCGGGTAGTACTCGCCACGACCGAGGAAAAGCGCATTATGTTTTTCAGCAAAATCTTCTGCCAAAATTTCAATTTGTTTATCGAAGGATAAAGCTTTTTCAATTTCTGTCGGTAAAGATTGCATCGCTTTCACGATTTCAACTTCTCTTTCTTCAGAAATATGACCTTTCACACGACCAATTGCTACCACCAACATTAATAAAGAAATTAATTGGGTTGTGAACGCTTTGGTGGAAGCGACACCGATTTCCACCCCTGCGCGAGTCATAAAGGCAAGATCGGATTCACGCACCAAAGAAGAACCCGCCACATTACAGATGGTCATCGCAGCCATATAGCCTTTTTCCTTAGCCAAACGAAGCGCAGCCAAGGTATCCGCTGTTTCCCCCGATTGAGAAAGGGTAATTAATAGGCTATTTGGTTGAGTCACAAATTTGCGATAACGGAATTCAGATGCAATTTCAACATTACAGCTAATGCCGGCCAAAGCTTCAAACCAATAACGTGCAACCATACCGGAGTTATAGGAGGTTCCGCAGGCAACGATTTGAATATGCTCCACTTTTTCTAAAATATCGCGAGCTCCATTACCGATAGATTCAACAATCACATTGTTGTGGCTCACACGGCCTTCCATGGTGTTAATTAACGCGGTCGGCTGTTCAAAAATTTCTTTTTGCATGAAGTGGCGATATTTGCCTTTTTCAGCGGCATCATTTTCTAAGTTGGACTCATGCACACCACGATCTACTTTATTACCATCAACATCATAAATATCTACGGTACGACGGGTTATTTCTGCGATATCACCTTCTTCCAAGAAAATAAAGCGACGGGTAACGCTTAATAGCGCTAATTGGTCGGAAGCCAAGAAGTTTTCACCAATCCCCAAACCAATAACTAACGGGCTACCGGAACGCGCGGCCACTAAATGTTCCGGATGTTCGCAATCCATTACCACCATACCGTAAGCACCGGTTAATTGCTTCACGACTTTTTTCACTGCATCTAATAAAGAATCAGTGCTACGCATTTCCCAATTAACCAAATGTGCAATTACTTCGGTATCGGTTTGTGATAAGAATTCATACCCACGGGATTTCAATAAGGCGCGCAATTCTTCATAGTTTTCAATGATGCCGTTGTGTACCACTGCAAACTGACCGGAAACGTGCGGATGAGCATTCGCTTCCGAAGGTTCACCATGGGTCGCCCAACGGGTATGAGCAATCCCGGTTCCGCCGATTAACGGACGCTCAACTACAGCATCATCCAATGCACGAACTTTACCGACACAACGGACACGTTGTAATTCATGCTCTGCATTGACTACAGCCACACCGGCGGAGTCATAACCGCGATATTCCAAACGGTGTAATCCTTGAATTAAGATTTCTGCCACATCACGTTGCGCTACTGCGCCAACAATACCACACATAGTTTTTCCTTTTTATTGACTAAATTCATCTTGCCCATTGGGCTCATTAAGCAATTTCCGCACAAATGACTTGCACGCCTTTGGCTTCAATTGCCTGTTTTTGTTCTGCTGACAGCTCATTATCGGTAATTAATACATCAATTTGCTGCCACGCCAATTCTAAATTCGGCATTTTGCGACCGATCTTTTGTGACTCCACCATCACAATCACTTCACGGGAAACTTCTGCCATCACTCGACTTAAACCGATCAGTTCGTTAAAAGTGGTCGTTCCGCGTTCCAAATCAATGCCATCCGCGCCGATAAATAACTGGTCAAAATCATATGAACGCAATACTGATTCGGCCACTTGTCCTTGGAAGGACTCGGAACGGGTATCCCAAGTGCCACCGGTCATTAATAGGGTTGGCTCATTTTCTAAAGCGCCCAATTCCGTTGCGACTGTCAGGGAGTTTGTCATAACCACCAGTCCCTGCTTACGATTCAACTGCTTGATTAGCGCTTGGGTCGTACTACCACTATCGATAATGATCCGATTGTGATCGCGAATACGTTCAGCTGCGGCCCGTGCTATGACTAACTTTCGTTGCAAAAGTTCACTATCCTGCGCATCATCTAACATATCCTGCGGCATCAAAACTGCGCCACCATACTTCCGCAATAAAAAACCACTATTCTCCAACGCGCTTAAATCCTTGCGAATGGTCACTTCCGATGTATCAAACATACGGGTAAGATGCTCAACCGTCACCTCGCCTTGCGCCATCAAATACTGCATAATGGCATGCCGACGCTGTTGGGTATTACGATGCTGAATGTTTCGTTTCATAATATATTTACCCACCTAAATTTCGGTGCGGAATAATATAGAGTTCACTTTTTCCTGTAAAGCAAATCTTTAGCAATTGATGAAAACACGATTATTTGCTATTTACCATTCACTTCAATCCTATTCTTCAAGTAATAAAAAACGGCCAAAATGGCCGTTTTCATGTGTTCTTCGAAGCAATTATCTTGTCAAAACATTCTCTAGCGAGTGATCCAATTGTTGAATACGGGTTTTCAACACATCTTCGATTTGACTGTTCTTACTTTTTTCCTGAGTGAGTTCAAAACTTAAATTTAAAGCCACAATGGGAAGAACCCGATCCAACTGAATCAGACCGGTACGCTCCTTCATTTCGGAAACCTGCGCGTCCAAGGTGCGCGCGGCCTGACGTAAAATGTCTTCCTGTTCTTCAGGCACATTAAGACGCAATGCCTGCCCCAGTACAATAACTTCAACCAGTTTTAATGCCATTTTTCCTTCCCATCTTGAAAATAAAAAACGGCGCTATTATGCCATAAGCCATGTCCATCGTCATAACTTTCCCGCGAAATCACGCTGAAATTAAGCTATAATGCGCGCATTTTTGACTCTTCGCCAAAGGAGCCCCTTATGTCTCAAATCGCCGCCAACCCACTTGTTCTGGTGGACGGTTCATCTTATTTATATCGTGCTTTTCATGCATTTCCGCCACTCACCAATTCAGCCGGCGAACCAACCGGTGCTATGTACGGTGTGCTAAATATGCTCAAAAGCCTGATTTCACAAGTGCAACCGAGCCATATTGCGGTGGTTTTTGATGCGAAAGGTAAAACCTTCCGTGATGAAATGTTTGAACAATATAAATCCCATCGTCCACCGATGCCGGATGATCTACGCAAACAAATTCAGCCGTTACACGATATTATCCGTGCCCTTGGCATTCCTCTCTTAGTCATTGAAGGTGTGGAAGCCGATGATGTCATTGGTACCTTAGCGGTAGCCGCTTCCAAAGCCAATCAAAAAGTCTTGATTAGCACCGGCGATAAAGATATGGCCCAGCTAGTGGATGACAACATTATGTTGATCAACACCATGAATAACACCTTATTAGATCGCGATGCCGTGATTGAAAAATACGGTATTCCACCGGAAATCATCATTGATTACTTAGCGCTAATGGGCGATACCGCCGATAATATTCCAGGCGTAGCGGGTGTGGGGGAAAAAACGGCTCTCGGTCTCTTACAGGGTATCGGCAGCATGGCAGAAATTTATGCCAACTTAGACAAAGTGGCTGAATTGCCAATTCGTGGGGCAAAAAAATTAGGTGATAAATTATTGGCTGAAAAAGAAATGGCCGACTTATCCTATCGTCTTGCCACAATCAAAACCGATGTCGCCCTCGATATTACTCCAGAGCAACTCACTCTTGGCGCAAGCAATAACGATCAACTCACTGAATATTTCGGCCGTTATGAATTCAAACGTTGGCTCAATGAAGTGATGAATGGCGCAGATTCCATCACCAATAATAACGAACAACCAACCAAGATTAATCACTATCAAGCCACGCCTGCGCTTGCTCAAAATAATGACGATGAAGTATTGCCAGCAATTCAAATTGATCGTAGCCGTTATGAAACCTTGCTCACTGAAGCAGATTTAAATCGTTGGGTGGAAAAACTCAAGCAAGCCAAACTTTTTGCCTTAGATACAGAAACCGATAATTTAGATTATATGGCCGCCAACTTGGTGGGCATTTCCTTTGCGTTAGAAAACGGTGAAGCAGCTTATTTACCGCTACAATTAGATTATTTAGGCGCACCAAAAACTCTCGAAAAAACAACCGCACTTGCTCTATTAAAACCGATTTTAGAAAATCCTGCTATTCAAAAAGTCGGTCAAAACTTCAAATACGATCTCACCATCTTTGCCCGTAATGGCATTGATGTGCAAGGTGTGGCTTTCGATACCATGCTCGAATCCTATGTGCTCAATAGTACCGGTCGTCATAATATGGACGATCTGGCGAAACGTTATTTAGGGCATCAAACCATTAGTTTTGAAGAGATTGCAGGCAAAGGTAAAAATCAGCTGACCTTTAACCAAATTCAGTTGGAACAAGCCACCGAGTATGCAGCGGAAGATGCCGATGTAACGATGAAGCTGCAACAAGTGCTATGGGAAAAACTCTCGAAAGAACCCACTCTTGAAAAACTCTTTAAAGAAATGGAATTGCCGTTGTTAGGCGTACTTTCCCGTATGGAACGTCGTGGTGTTTTAATTGATAGCGATGCGCTATTCCTGCAATCCAACGAAATCGCTAACCGTTTAAGTGAATTAGAAGAACAAGCCTATGTCTTGGCAGGACAGCCATTTAATTTGGCCTCAACCAAACAATTACAGGAAATTTTGTTTGATAAATTAGGTTTACCTATCATTCAAAAAACTCCAAAAGGCGCGCCATCCACCAACGAGGAAGTATTGGAGGAACTGGCATTTAGTCATGAACTACCGAAAGTGTTGGTAGAACATCGTGGTCTCAGCAAACTAAAATCCACCTACACCGACAAATTACCGCAAATGGTGAATCCGCAAACCGGACGAGTGCATACTTCCTACCATCAAGCGGTGACAGCCACCGGTCGTCTTTCATCAAGCGATCCGAATCTGCAAAACATTCCGATTCGTAATGAAGAAGGCCGGCGTATTCGTCAAGCTTTTATCGCCCGCGAAGGCTTTACTGTTGTGGCAGCTGACTATTCGCAAATCGAGCTACGCATTATGGCGCACCTATCACAGGATCAGGGCTTAATTAACGCCTTTACCCAAGGCAAAGATATTCACCGCTCTACCGCAGCAGAAATCTTTGGTGTCGCACTAGATGAAGTGACGTCCGAACAACGTCGTAATGCCAAAGCGATTAACTTCGGTTTAATTTATGGTATGTCAGCCTTTGGATTATCGCGTCAACTCGGTATTGGCCGTGCCGATGCCCAGAGCTATATGGATTTGTATTTCAAACGCTATCCAGGCGTGCAAACTTTTATGCACGATATTCGTGAAAAAGCTAAAGC
It includes:
- the narQ gene encoding nitrate/nitrite two-component system sensor histidine kinase NarQ; the encoded protein is MHTKRSVTTRIAKYLFVIIIFVGIISSLSLLTMASNKNDAESINISGSLRMQSYRLLYEMEKDPSSVQRNLQHYEKSLNSPVLTSIPESFFVPIEVKDTYRRVRARWNIMADYAEMGKQTAYSEELGDYVQDVDDFVMELQHFAELKWNIALWASVLSMLLIVLMVSYVIWYMQREVVKPLELLTKASMQVQMRQFSHIPLDTESNNELGILAKVFTQMSSELGKRYLRLEDAVNEQTQKLRQNNRSLSTLYQSSQLLTTNNITDKILSQVLNHIRVSEHLRYIELEILGAEHWEISFGEKQPNQSLQVEELTVENENLAVLSWQAGFPCPDPRMMQNVAQMMSRALYFHKNQRQQEQLLLMEERSIIARELHDSLAQVLSFLQIQLVLLKVNLNKDGVEAKAKSQAIINEFEQALSDGYSQLRELLATFRLTVQEANLQVALEQVIDSLRPQTQLQMSVECNLPSRSLNPQQLVHLLQIVREATLNAIKHSQGTKITVIAHINQDGEYEILVQDDGVGIPSLDEPEGHYGLNIMQERSHQLNAQLSIFRPQGGGTCVKITLPPTLF
- the glmS gene encoding glutamine--fructose-6-phosphate transaminase (isomerizing) → MCGIVGAVAQRDVAEILIQGLHRLEYRGYDSAGVAVVNAEHELQRVRCVGKVRALDDAVVERPLIGGTGIAHTRWATHGEPSEANAHPHVSGQFAVVHNGIIENYEELRALLKSRGYEFLSQTDTEVIAHLVNWEMRSTDSLLDAVKKVVKQLTGAYGMVVMDCEHPEHLVAARSGSPLVIGLGIGENFLASDQLALLSVTRRFIFLEEGDIAEITRRTVDIYDVDGNKVDRGVHESNLENDAAEKGKYRHFMQKEIFEQPTALINTMEGRVSHNNVIVESIGNGARDILEKVEHIQIVACGTSYNSGMVARYWFEALAGISCNVEIASEFRYRKFVTQPNSLLITLSQSGETADTLAALRLAKEKGYMAAMTICNVAGSSLVRESDLAFMTRAGVEIGVASTKAFTTQLISLLMLVVAIGRVKGHISEEREVEIVKAMQSLPTEIEKALSFDKQIEILAEDFAEKHNALFLGRGEYYPIAMEASLKLKEISYIHAEAYAAGELKHGPLALIDADMPVIVVAPTNELLEKVKSNIEEVRARGGQLYVFADKDAGFTSSEGMKVITMPKVNEITAPIFYIVPLQLLSYYVALIKGTDVDQPRNLAKSVTVE
- a CDS encoding DeoR/GlpR family DNA-binding transcription regulator is translated as MKRNIQHRNTQQRRHAIMQYLMAQGEVTVEHLTRMFDTSEVTIRKDLSALENSGFLLRKYGGAVLMPQDMLDDAQDSELLQRKLVIARAAAERIRDHNRIIIDSGSTTQALIKQLNRKQGLVVMTNSLTVATELGALENEPTLLMTGGTWDTRSESFQGQVAESVLRSYDFDQLFIGADGIDLERGTTTFNELIGLSRVMAEVSREVIVMVESQKIGRKMPNLELAWQQIDVLITDNELSAEQKQAIEAKGVQVICAEIA
- a CDS encoding cell division protein ZapA is translated as MALKLVEVIVLGQALRLNVPEEQEDILRQAARTLDAQVSEMKERTGLIQLDRVLPIVALNLSFELTQEKSKNSQIEDVLKTRIQQLDHSLENVLTR
- the polA gene encoding DNA polymerase I, coding for MSQIAANPLVLVDGSSYLYRAFHAFPPLTNSAGEPTGAMYGVLNMLKSLISQVQPSHIAVVFDAKGKTFRDEMFEQYKSHRPPMPDDLRKQIQPLHDIIRALGIPLLVIEGVEADDVIGTLAVAASKANQKVLISTGDKDMAQLVDDNIMLINTMNNTLLDRDAVIEKYGIPPEIIIDYLALMGDTADNIPGVAGVGEKTALGLLQGIGSMAEIYANLDKVAELPIRGAKKLGDKLLAEKEMADLSYRLATIKTDVALDITPEQLTLGASNNDQLTEYFGRYEFKRWLNEVMNGADSITNNNEQPTKINHYQATPALAQNNDDEVLPAIQIDRSRYETLLTEADLNRWVEKLKQAKLFALDTETDNLDYMAANLVGISFALENGEAAYLPLQLDYLGAPKTLEKTTALALLKPILENPAIQKVGQNFKYDLTIFARNGIDVQGVAFDTMLESYVLNSTGRHNMDDLAKRYLGHQTISFEEIAGKGKNQLTFNQIQLEQATEYAAEDADVTMKLQQVLWEKLSKEPTLEKLFKEMELPLLGVLSRMERRGVLIDSDALFLQSNEIANRLSELEEQAYVLAGQPFNLASTKQLQEILFDKLGLPIIQKTPKGAPSTNEEVLEELAFSHELPKVLVEHRGLSKLKSTYTDKLPQMVNPQTGRVHTSYHQAVTATGRLSSSDPNLQNIPIRNEEGRRIRQAFIAREGFTVVAADYSQIELRIMAHLSQDQGLINAFTQGKDIHRSTAAEIFGVALDEVTSEQRRNAKAINFGLIYGMSAFGLSRQLGIGRADAQSYMDLYFKRYPGVQTFMHDIREKAKAQGYVETLFGRRLYLPDINSSNGMRRKAAERVAINAPMQGTAADIIKRAMIQLDQKLQNDPDIAMIMQVHDELVFEVRSEKVAFYSELIKTQMESAADLVVPLIVDVGQGTNWDEAH